The following DNA comes from Nitrogeniibacter aestuarii.
CTATGCGCCGGGGGCGTTCTACAAGCGCCACGTGGATGCGTTCAGGGGTGAAGCAAACCGTATTCTCAGTACCGTGCTTTATCTGAACGACGGATGGCAGCACGCGGACGGCGGCCAGTTGGTGCTGTATCCGGAAAATGGCCTGGAACCCCTGGCCAAGGTTGATCCGGTCATGGGCACCCTCGCAGTCTTCCTGAGCGAGGAGTTTCCCCACGAGGTGCTGCCTGCGGCGCGTCATCGGTTCAGCATTGCCGGTTGGTGCCGGGTAAACACCTCAACGGCAGATCGCGTCGACCCGCCGCGCTGATTCAGCGCCCGGCGCTCACCAGAACTTCCACCACCACTTCTTCTTTTCCATGGTGTCCTGCACATGGGGCGCCCATTGCTGCGAGCCGCCGACACTGGCAAAAAAGCTGCCGAAGCGCTTGTCCGCTTCGTTGATGTGATTGGTGAGCCACACCTTGAGAAAGTGCAGCAACTCGAACGTGATCTTGGCCTCACCGGTATCGAGCTTTGACTGCAAGGCCGTCACCTGACCAATCAGGTCTTCATGGTTCTGCTTGTGGCGCTCGAAGTCGGGGTAGTTCGACACCCGCATCAATGACTCTTCGACGGAAAAGTGCGTACGCGTGTATTCGGCCAGATTGTCGAGGATGCGACGGGCGGCTTCGGAGCCATGGCGCTCCATGATTGCCCTATGCAGCTGATTGAGCAGATCGACGAGCTCCTTGTGCTGCTCGTCGATTTCCTGGACTCCGACGCTGAACCCGTCAGTCCACTGAAACAGATTGGCTTCCATCGCGACCTCGATTGAAATAATACGTGGCGCGGATGATAGGCCCCTCGCTGAGTGACCCGTTGATCCGTATCAATGCAGTTACGAATTTAGTTACATTTCCTGACGGTCGATCATGCCGCTCGACATATTGGCAGAGACCGGCGGCAAAATGCTCTGGATAGCATCGTCTTCCCGCAAGGGGACGGGTTCCGGCACATCTTCTTCAACGAGCGTGGACTCCATGAGCAGGGTGACGCGCCGGTTCTGGGCACGACCTTCGGCTGAGAGATTGCTCGCCACGGGCCGCTGATCACCATAGCCCGCCGCGGTCAGACGCCCCGGTTCGACGCCGTTGGCCACGAACAGGCGCACCACGCTCGACGCCCGCACGGCAGACAGCTCCCAATTGGACGGGAAGCGATAGGTGTTGATCGGCACGTTGTCGGTGTGCCCTTCGATCACGATCGGAAATTCTGCCGGTGCCAGCACCTGTGCCACGGCATCGAGGGCATCGACGGCGGTCTGTCCCAGGTCAGCCTCACCGGGCTGAAAAAGCACTTCGGCGTTGATTTCCACCTTGATGCCGAAGGCCCCTTCGGTAACGCTTACCTGCCCGCCATCGGCCAGCGGCTGAAGCACCCGGCGGATTTCGTCCGCCATGTCACGCACCCGCCGGGCGGCTTTTTCGCGCTCCGCCTTCTTGGCCGCTTCCGCTTTTCGTTCGGCGTCCGTCTTCTTCGGTCCGATCATCGTTTTCGATGGCATCGGCAGATCCTGCACGATCATCTGGCGTCCGCTGTCGTTCACGCTGACGCTCCGGAAAGCCTGCACGATGGAGTCGGACAGCACGCGGTACTTGCCCTCATTGATGGAACTGAGGGAATACATGACCACGAAAAAGGCAAACAGCAAGGTAATGAAGTCGGCGTACGAGACCAGCCATCGTTCGTGGTTCTCGTGTTCTTCGGCTTCCTTGCGGCGTCGTGCCATGAATGGGCGTCCTTGCTCAGGCGGGGTCTGGCCGCCTCGTGGCGGCCTACCCTATTCCTATCGGCAACGGCTGCCCTGCCTTGAGGGTATTCGACTCCCTTTCAGGCGCCCGCGTGAGCGCCGCGCTCATACCAGTTGCGGGTGTTGTTGATCATGCGCACCAACCACAGCATCACCGGCACTTCGATCAGCACGCCCACCACCGTGGCCAGCGCAGCCCCGGATTCGAAGCCATACAGCACGATGGCCGCCGCCACAGCCAGCTCGAAGAAGTTGGAAGCACCGATCATGGTCGATGGCCCGGCCACCTCGTGGGCCACGCCCAGCTTGCGATTGAGCCAGTAGCCCAGTGCTGCGATGAATAACACCTGCGCGAGAATCGGCACCGCCAGAATGGCAATCACCACCGGCTGCGCGACGATCGCCTTGCCCTGGAACGCGAACAGCAACACCAGCGTCGCGAGCAGCGCAAACAGCGAAAACGGTGAAAAGCGGTCAAGCGCGGCCTTCAGATTGGCTTCGCCTTTCTTGAGCAGCGTGTGACGAATCGCCTGCGCGATGGCCAGCGGAATGACGATGTACATGACCACGGACAACAGCAAGGTATCCCAGGGCACGGGAATGGCCGATACGCCCAACAGCAGCGCAACAATCGGCGCAAAGGCAAACACCATCACCAGATCGTTGAGCGCCACCTGGGTGAGCGTAAAGTTGGCGTTGCCCCGGCACAGGTTACTCCACACGAACACCATGGCGGTACAGGGCGCAGCCCCCAGGAGAATCAGCCCGGCGATGTAGCTGTCGAGCTGCTCTGCGGGCAACCAGGGCGCAAACACGTGACGAATGAACAGCCAGCCGAACAGCGCCATGGAAAACGGCTTGACCGCCCAATTGACGAACAGGGTCACCCCCATGCCGCAGGCATGCTGACGCACTTCGTGCAGGGCGCCGAAGTCGATCTTGATCAACATCGGGATGATCATCACCCAGATCAGCAACCCGACCGGCAGATTCACCTGGGCGATCTCGAGACGCCCCAGCGCCTCGAAGGGCCCGGGCAGCATCAGCCCAAGGAGGGTTCCGGCAACCATGCACAGGGCGACCCACACGGTGAGGTAGCGCTCGAAGAAGCCGATGGAAGCGCCGGCCGCCTGGCGACCGACCACATCGCATTGCGCGCTCATACGGCCCCCTCTTCCATCAGACCGATACTGTCGAGTTGCTGCTGCAGCGCGCCCCGGTCGGCAATCACATCCTCAGGCAGACCCAGCAGGCGTGCAAACCGCTTGCGCAGCGCCTGGGCCGTGTCGAGAAAGGCCTTGAGCCGTATCTCGTCGTCGCCTTGCACCGCAGCCGGATCCGGCAAACCCCAGTGCGCTCTCAAGGGGGCGCCCGGCCAGACCGGGCAGGCCTCGCCAGCGGCGTTGTTGCACACGGTGATGATCAGATCCATGGCGGGCGCATCGCTCTCGGAAAACGCGTCCCAGGACTTGCTCGACAGTCCATCGGTGGGAATCCCCTCCATCGCGAGCACTTCAAGCGCCAGCGGATTGACCTTGCCGGTAGGGTCGCTACCGGCGCTATAGGCCTGCATACGGCCTTGCGCCATGGCATTGAGCAGCGCCTCGGCAAGAATGGAACGGGCTGAATTACCCGTGCACAGAATCAGTACGTTCATGAGGACATCAACACTTTGAGGAAATCGTGGATTCGCCGAAGCAGGCTTGAGGATTGCCCTGACAGCATTCGGCACTGAGAAATTCGATGAGTTGCTGCATGGTGTCCACGTTGGCCGCGTAGCGCACATGCCGACCTTCGTTCGCCGAGGAGACCAGGCCCGCCTGAGCCAAGGACTTGAGATGAAATGACAAGGCGTTGGGCGCAACGTCAAGCTGGCTGGCCAACTCGCCAGCGAGCAGCCCCGCGCGCCCATGGCGCACAAGCAGGCGAAAAACCGCCAGACGCGTCGGCTGAGCCAGAGCAGTGAGCGCGGGGACTGCGCTTTCGGTGGTGAACGTTTCAATAATCATTGAAATATTCTACCAATAAAAAACGACGGTCGTGTGACCGTCGTTTGTAACTCATGCGCTTCTCTTCAGACGTCGTAACCCTGGAGCCGCCGCTCGATAATGCGGGGATTGTCGCCATTCGCAATTCCCACCAGTCCATCGAGAAACAGCTCCTTCATCGACACCAGGGTGCTGACATGGGCCAACAGCTTCTTGGCCGCCGGCAGAAACACCAGGTTGGCAGATCCGACACCATAGATGGTCGCCACGAACGCGACCGCAATGCCCGACCCGAGCTTGGCCGGGTCGGAGAGATTTTCCATCACATGGATGAGCCCCATCACGGCCCCGAGAATGCCGATCGTGGGTGCGTAGCCGCCCGCGGCTTCCCAGATGCGGGCGCCCAGCTTCATGCGCGACTCCCAGGCATCGATTTCGACCTCGAGCACCTCCCGCAGACGGTCAGGCTCCATACCGTCGATGAGCAGTTCGATGCCTTTCTTGGCAAACGGGTCTTCCACCAGTTCCATCTGGTTTTCAAGCGCCAGCAGGCCTTCGCGGCGAGCCACGTTGCTCCAGCCGACGATCTGTTCGATCAGCTGCTGATGGGATGATTCGGGCGGAACGAAAATCCACTTGATCATGCGCATGCCGTCCTTGAACACACGCAACGGACTTTGCAGCATGACGGCGCCCAGGGTGCCGCCAATGACGATCATGAAGGCCGTGGGTTGAACCAGGGAGCTGATGTGACCCCCTTCGAGCATCTGCCCCACAAGAATGGCGGCAATGCCGATGGTCAGGCCGATGAGGCTGATGCTGTCCATACGCACGTGGGTTCAGAGCCTCCGCTCAAGCCGCCTTGGTGGCACTCTTGGGCGGACGGCCACGGCGGGCCTTGGGCGCTGCCTTGGTGCCGTGAATGCGGGAACGAAGGCGCGCGACCGCCTGACTGTGCAACTGGCACACGCGGGACTCGGACACACCCAGCACTTCGCCGATCTCGCGCAGGTTGAGGTCTTCCTCGTAATACAGGCCCATGACCAGCTTTTCGCGCTCGGGCAGATCGTCAATGGCCTGAACGAGCACATCACGCATGTTCTGGTCGAGCAAGGCATCCAGCGGGTCGCCTTCATGCCCGGCGGCGTGACGCTCAAGAAAGTCGTCATCGCTGCCTTCGGTGAAATCTTCGAAATACACCAGCTGATGCCCGCGTGCGTCCTGCAGCATCTTCTGATACTCGGGCAGGGTCATGTCCATGGCGTCGGCCAGTTCCTTCTCCGTCGGCGGACGACCGTGTGTCTGTTCAAGCTCGTGGATGGCGCCTTCGATCCGACGCATGTCGCGACGCAGGCTGCGCGGCAACCAGTCGTTTTCACGCAGGCCGTCGAGCATCGATCCGCGGATACGCTGCACCGCATAGGTTTCGAACTGGGCGCCCAAGCCTTCTTCGTAGCGACTGATGGCGTCCAGGAGGCCAATCATGCCGTTCTGGATGATGTCATCCACCTGCACACTGGCCGGCAATTTGGCCATCAGGTGATAGGCGATGCGCTTGACCAGCGGTGCATAGTGCGTCACCAGTTGGTCCCGATCGAGAGTGCCGGATGCGGTATACATTCGCTGACCTGTCTTTTCTCAATGCCCTGTGGGGGGCTCAAACCGCTTCGCGGCATAAGCCATGAAGCCCGATGGTTCCCATTTTCCGCATTGCCCGGCAAACCGACGGGTGGAAAAAGGCGATTTATTCCCCGTATTTCCCATTCACATGCGCGCCGACTGCAATCCGCCCTGCTTCCAGCCTTGAAGCCGGCGCAGGAAGGCCGCCTCCGCTTCGGCCGGCGGCATACGCCCGGCATCGTGCAACAAGGCGTCCGCCAGCGCATCGCGTTCGATTTCACCGGCCCACGCCAGGGGGATGCCCACCCGTGCGCGAACGAGATCTTCAAGACGGGCAAACATGCTGCGCGCGTCGGCGCGATCCTTGGCGCGCGCCACGGCCACATGCACCGCACCTGCGCCAAGCGCAGCGAGAGATTTGATGCACGCGTAGGCCTCGGTGACGCCACGACCGCTGGCTTCGACGACAACCAGCCGTTTGGGGGCTGCAAACACGAAAGGCGACGGCGCATCCAGACTCGCGGGTGAGGCGTGAACCATCATGAATCGCGTGCGCCGCTGCAGATGGCGGATGGTGCCGAGCAGACTGGCCCGTCGCTCGTCATCGAGCAAAGGCATGGCCATGGCCGCCGCGGTGATGGGCAAACGCCCCATCAGCCCCTCGACGGGCAGCACGAGGCCATCGACCGTCTCGCGCTCATCAAGTACGTGCAACAGGTCTTTGGCCGGCGCATGGCCCCAGATATCCGCCAGACTGGCTTCACCCGCCGCTTCATCAAGCACCAGCACGCGATGCGCCTGCTTGCCGATCTCGGTGACCGCACGGGCAGCGGACAGCTGCGCCTTGTGCCCCGTGGCAAACATGGCCACCACGGTGGGCGGCGATTTTCTGAACAGCCGACGCAGGCCGGCTGCCTGATCTTCACGGCCGTCGATCATGTCAGGCTCCCAGGCCGGCGCCGGCCATCAGCAATCCCGCTTCGTCTCCCTTGAGGTGATAGGGAGAGTCGCCATCCACGGCCTTGAGGGCCCGGTGCAGCAAGTAGGCGCGGTTGGGCAGATGCAGATCTTCTGGCACCCGCTGACCATTGGCCACGTAGAACACTTCCAGGTCGTTGCGCACTGCCACGTCGATGGCCGGTGCCAATGAGGCGGCTTCATCCACCTTGGTGAGAATGCAACCAGCCAGATCGGGGCCGTCGTAGGCACGCACCACATCATCGAGCGTGTCGCCGCGGCTGGTGGCATTGAGCAGCAGCAGCCGCTTGACGTTACCGGCGCCCAACAACATGGCGGCTTGCTCGGCCACCATGCGGTCACGCTGGCTCATGCCGACCGTGTCGATCAGCACCATGTGCTTGTTCTTCAGTTCAGCCAGTGTCTGACGCAGATCCGCCGCATCGCGCACCACGTGCACCGGCACCCCCAGAATGCGGCCGTAGATGCGCAGCTGCTCGTGCGCTCCGATCCGGTAGCCATCGGTGGTAATCAGGGCCAGTTTGTCGGCACCATGTCGCACCACGCAGCGGGCAGCGAGCTTGGCCGCCGTGGTGGTTTTTCCGACGCCGGTCGGGCCGACCAGCGCATATACGCCACCCCGGTCGATGACGTCTGCGTCATTCGACATGGCACGAAGGCTGCGATTGAGCGCCGTCTTGACGGCATTGCGCGCAGCCGCCAGCTCGGCCTCGGCCTCCACCGCTTCACACAGGGTGCGGGCCAGTTGGGCTGAAAAACCGCATTCGAGCAATTCACCGACCATGCGGGTGCGCGCCGGCGCCTGACGGCCCTGCTCGCCCCAGGCAAAGGCCGCAAGCTGACGCTCGAGCATGCCCCGAATGCCGGCCATCTCTTCCATGAGCTGCTTGTTGGCGGCCTGAAGCTCGCGAATCCGCGCGGACTCCTCAAAGCCTTTCGGCTCAACGTTGCTCGGATTCGCCGCCGGTCTGGCCGCTACCGGCCGCTGCATATCGCTGCCGGAGCGCTGGGCCGCTTTCGACTCGACATCCTGTGCCGCAGCGCGCTCAGCCAGCGTGGGGCGCTTCGCATCGGCGCGCGCAGATTCGATTCGCGGCGGATTGAACGGGCGAATCACACGCCCTTCAGGGGCTGCGCTTTGAGGTGTCGGACGCTGAGGTGTCGGGCGTCGACGCGCGGCACTGAGCTGAAGACGGTAATCCCCATCGTCCGCCTCCTGCTCGTCCACCTGAACGGCCACCGGGGCAACCGGTGCCTGAACCCTGGGCTTGGGCGCGGGCTTCGGTGCCGCAGCCTGATGCAGCAGATCCACCGCATCGGCTGGCAGCGCAACGATTTCGACACCACCGTCCACCGACCGATTGGACAGCACGATGGCATCGGCACCGAGCTCCTCCTTGAGCTGACGCAGGGCCTCGCGGGCGGTTTGGGCAAAATATCGCTTGACGTTCATGGGGCTCTCCGAAGCCGTCACGCCCAAACGGCGGGCGCGTTTTTCATGACTTCATTATGGAGAGCACCCTGTCCAGCAAAAGGGCGGAAAAAAGGGGGTCTGCCCCCCTTATTCTTTCAAAAGGACATGGTCCCCCGTCAGGCGATCGGAGCACCCACCATCCCGGTCACGCGGATCATGCGGTTCTCCGGTACCTCGGTGTTGGCCACCACCTTGAGCGACGGCACCGACCGACGCAGGAAGCGAGACAGCAGCCAGCGCAGCGGCGCCGGCACCAGCAGCACCGGCGGCAGGCCCGTGCTCTCCTGGCGCTCGGCCAACTCGGCCGTCTGACGAAGCAAGGTGTCCGCAAGCCCGGGCTCGATCGCCCCACCATCACCACCGCCCGCCGAGACGGCCTGCATCAGCACACGCTCGAGGGACGGATCCAGTGCCAGCACCTGAACTTCGGAATGGCCGGGGAAAAGCCCCTGGACGATGGCACGGCCAAGCGCCTGACGGACCCGCGTGGTGAGTTCCAGTGCGTCCTGAACGTGCGGCGCATGTTCTGCCAGGGTCTCGATGATGGTGCGGGTATCGCGGATATTGACCCCTTCTTCGAGCAGGTTCTGCAGCACACGTTGCACCGAAGCCAGGGGCAGTTGTTTGGGCACAAGATCTTCGACGAGCTTGGGCGCTTCCTTGCCAATGTGATCGAGCAAGGCCTGCGTCTCCTGACGCCCCAGCAACTCGGCAGCATGTTCGAGGATGACATGGTTGAGATGCGTCGCCACCACCGTACTCGCGTCCACCACGGTGTAACCCAGCGCGTGCGCCTGCTCCCGTTGCCCGGCGTCGATCCACACAGCGGGCAGGCCGAATGCCGGGTCGGTTGTATCGCGGCCGGTCAGCGTGCCGGACACGCGCCCCGGATTGATCGCCAGGAGCTGCCCCGGATAGGCCTCGCCGCTACCCACTTCCACACCCTTGAGGGCCACGCGGTACGCATTCGGTTTGAGTTCCAGGTTGTCCCGAATGTGGACGGGCGCGGCCAGGAAACCCACTTCCTGGGCAAACTTCTTGCGCAACCCGCGAATCCTCTTGAGCAGTTCGCCGTCCTGCGCCTTGTCGACCATCGGGATGAGGCGATAACCGACTTCAAGACCAAGCACGTCGACCGCGGACACATCGTTCCAGCTCGCCTCCTGCGACGCTTCAGTGGCCTGAGCCACCGCTTCGGGCGTGGGCTTCTTGATCTCCTCTTCCACCTCTGGCGGATGCTTCATGCGCCACCAGGCGAGGCCGCCAAACACCGAAGCGAGCAGAATGAACACCAGGTTCGGCATACCCGGGATCAGGCCAAGCACGCCGAGAATGCCGGCGGTGAGCATCATGATGACCGGATTCGAGAAAATCTGACGCACTACCTGCCCGCCAATCTCTCCCTCGTCGCCCACACGCGAAACCACCAGACCGGCCGCAACGGAAATGATCAGCGCGGGAATCTGCGCAACGAGACCATCACCGATGGTGAGCAAGGTGTAGTTTTCAGCCGCCTGTGCGAGCGCCATGTCGTGCTGCATGACGCCCACCACCAGACCACCAGCCACGTTGATCAACAGGATCAGGATGCCCGCCACCGCATCGCCACGAACGAACTTGGACGCACCGTCCATCGCCCCGTAGAAATCCGATTCCTGA
Coding sequences within:
- the motD gene encoding flagellar motor protein MotD, translating into MARRRKEAEEHENHERWLVSYADFITLLFAFFVVMYSLSSINEGKYRVLSDSIVQAFRSVSVNDSGRQMIVQDLPMPSKTMIGPKKTDAERKAEAAKKAEREKAARRVRDMADEIRRVLQPLADGGQVSVTEGAFGIKVEINAEVLFQPGEADLGQTAVDALDAVAQVLAPAEFPIVIEGHTDNVPINTYRFPSNWELSAVRASSVVRLFVANGVEPGRLTAAGYGDQRPVASNLSAEGRAQNRRVTLLMESTLVEEDVPEPVPLREDDAIQSILPPVSANMSSGMIDRQEM
- a CDS encoding ArsR/SmtB family transcription factor, with product MIIETFTTESAVPALTALAQPTRLAVFRLLVRHGRAGLLAGELASQLDVAPNALSFHLKSLAQAGLVSSANEGRHVRYAANVDTMQQLIEFLSAECCQGNPQACFGESTISSKC
- a CDS encoding bacteriohemerythrin, with product MEANLFQWTDGFSVGVQEIDEQHKELVDLLNQLHRAIMERHGSEAARRILDNLAEYTRTHFSVEESLMRVSNYPDFERHKQNHEDLIGQVTALQSKLDTGEAKITFELLHFLKVWLTNHINEADKRFGSFFASVGGSQQWAPHVQDTMEKKKWWWKFW
- the arsB gene encoding ACR3 family arsenite efflux transporter, which encodes MSAQCDVVGRQAAGASIGFFERYLTVWVALCMVAGTLLGLMLPGPFEALGRLEIAQVNLPVGLLIWVMIIPMLIKIDFGALHEVRQHACGMGVTLFVNWAVKPFSMALFGWLFIRHVFAPWLPAEQLDSYIAGLILLGAAPCTAMVFVWSNLCRGNANFTLTQVALNDLVMVFAFAPIVALLLGVSAIPVPWDTLLLSVVMYIVIPLAIAQAIRHTLLKKGEANLKAALDRFSPFSLFALLATLVLLFAFQGKAIVAQPVVIAILAVPILAQVLFIAALGYWLNRKLGVAHEVAGPSTMIGASNFFELAVAAAIVLYGFESGAALATVVGVLIEVPVMLWLVRMINNTRNWYERGAHAGA
- a CDS encoding arsenate reductase ArsC — its product is MNVLILCTGNSARSILAEALLNAMAQGRMQAYSAGSDPTGKVNPLALEVLAMEGIPTDGLSSKSWDAFSESDAPAMDLIITVCNNAAGEACPVWPGAPLRAHWGLPDPAAVQGDDEIRLKAFLDTAQALRKRFARLLGLPEDVIADRGALQQQLDSIGLMEEGAV
- the flhF gene encoding flagellar biosynthesis protein FlhF, which produces MNVKRYFAQTAREALRQLKEELGADAIVLSNRSVDGGVEIVALPADAVDLLHQAAAPKPAPKPRVQAPVAPVAVQVDEQEADDGDYRLQLSAARRRPTPQRPTPQSAAPEGRVIRPFNPPRIESARADAKRPTLAERAAAQDVESKAAQRSGSDMQRPVAARPAANPSNVEPKGFEESARIRELQAANKQLMEEMAGIRGMLERQLAAFAWGEQGRQAPARTRMVGELLECGFSAQLARTLCEAVEAEAELAAARNAVKTALNRSLRAMSNDADVIDRGGVYALVGPTGVGKTTTAAKLAARCVVRHGADKLALITTDGYRIGAHEQLRIYGRILGVPVHVVRDAADLRQTLAELKNKHMVLIDTVGMSQRDRMVAEQAAMLLGAGNVKRLLLLNATSRGDTLDDVVRAYDGPDLAGCILTKVDEAASLAPAIDVAVRNDLEVFYVANGQRVPEDLHLPNRAYLLHRALKAVDGDSPYHLKGDEAGLLMAGAGLGA
- a CDS encoding MinD/ParA family ATP-binding protein — encoded protein: MIDGREDQAAGLRRLFRKSPPTVVAMFATGHKAQLSAARAVTEIGKQAHRVLVLDEAAGEASLADIWGHAPAKDLLHVLDERETVDGLVLPVEGLMGRLPITAAAMAMPLLDDERRASLLGTIRHLQRRTRFMMVHASPASLDAPSPFVFAAPKRLVVVEASGRGVTEAYACIKSLAALGAGAVHVAVARAKDRADARSMFARLEDLVRARVGIPLAWAGEIERDALADALLHDAGRMPPAEAEAAFLRRLQGWKQGGLQSARM
- the flhA gene encoding flagellar biosynthesis protein FlhA, whose translation is MENTFNLRSLISPVVLRQMSAPILIIMILAMMVLPLPAFLLDLFFTFNISMSIMVMLVAMYTKRPLDFSVFPTVLLVTTLLRLSLNVASTRIVLLDGHTGADAAGKVIEAFGYFLVGGNTAVGLVVFTILTVINFVVITKGAGRIAEVSARFTLDAMPGKQMAIDADLNAGLIDEKEAKQRRIDISQESDFYGAMDGASKFVRGDAVAGILILLINVAGGLVVGVMQHDMALAQAAENYTLLTIGDGLVAQIPALIISVAAGLVVSRVGDEGEIGGQVVRQIFSNPVIMMLTAGILGVLGLIPGMPNLVFILLASVFGGLAWWRMKHPPEVEEEIKKPTPEAVAQATEASQEASWNDVSAVDVLGLEVGYRLIPMVDKAQDGELLKRIRGLRKKFAQEVGFLAAPVHIRDNLELKPNAYRVALKGVEVGSGEAYPGQLLAINPGRVSGTLTGRDTTDPAFGLPAVWIDAGQREQAHALGYTVVDASTVVATHLNHVILEHAAELLGRQETQALLDHIGKEAPKLVEDLVPKQLPLASVQRVLQNLLEEGVNIRDTRTIIETLAEHAPHVQDALELTTRVRQALGRAIVQGLFPGHSEVQVLALDPSLERVLMQAVSAGGGDGGAIEPGLADTLLRQTAELAERQESTGLPPVLLVPAPLRWLLSRFLRRSVPSLKVVANTEVPENRMIRVTGMVGAPIA
- a CDS encoding flagellar motor protein, with the translated sequence MDSISLIGLTIGIAAILVGQMLEGGHISSLVQPTAFMIVIGGTLGAVMLQSPLRVFKDGMRMIKWIFVPPESSHQQLIEQIVGWSNVARREGLLALENQMELVEDPFAKKGIELLIDGMEPDRLREVLEVEIDAWESRMKLGARIWEAAGGYAPTIGILGAVMGLIHVMENLSDPAKLGSGIAVAFVATIYGVGSANLVFLPAAKKLLAHVSTLVSMKELFLDGLVGIANGDNPRIIERRLQGYDV
- a CDS encoding RNA polymerase sigma factor FliA, with protein sequence MYTASGTLDRDQLVTHYAPLVKRIAYHLMAKLPASVQVDDIIQNGMIGLLDAISRYEEGLGAQFETYAVQRIRGSMLDGLRENDWLPRSLRRDMRRIEGAIHELEQTHGRPPTEKELADAMDMTLPEYQKMLQDARGHQLVYFEDFTEGSDDDFLERHAAGHEGDPLDALLDQNMRDVLVQAIDDLPEREKLVMGLYYEEDLNLREIGEVLGVSESRVCQLHSQAVARLRSRIHGTKAAPKARRGRPPKSATKAA